In one Mesorhizobium australicum genomic region, the following are encoded:
- a CDS encoding ABC transporter ATP-binding protein, translating into MPIDAGETRLDVRDLHAWYGESHVLHGMTLNVGAGEIVTLIGRNGAGKTTTMRAIMGILRKREGAIRYRDVDIIALAPHKVPRLGIGYVPEERGIFASLSVTENLMLPPVTRQDGMSIEEIHTLFPNLKGRARTVGTRLSGGEQQMLAIARILRTGADFILLDEPTEGLAPVIVDQIAASLKVLKDRGLTILLVEQNLQFAAAIADRHYVVEQGAVIDEVANHALAANIDKLNAYLGV; encoded by the coding sequence ATGCCCATTGATGCGGGCGAAACCCGACTGGACGTTCGCGACCTCCATGCATGGTACGGGGAAAGCCATGTTCTCCACGGCATGACCCTAAATGTCGGAGCAGGGGAGATCGTCACGCTGATCGGCCGCAACGGGGCGGGCAAGACGACGACGATGCGCGCCATCATGGGCATCCTGCGCAAGCGCGAGGGCGCGATCCGCTATCGCGACGTCGACATCATCGCGCTCGCGCCGCACAAGGTGCCGCGCCTCGGCATCGGCTACGTGCCGGAGGAGCGCGGCATCTTCGCTTCCCTCAGCGTGACCGAGAACCTGATGCTCCCGCCGGTGACGCGGCAGGACGGCATGTCAATCGAAGAGATCCACACCCTGTTTCCGAACCTGAAGGGCAGGGCGCGCACGGTCGGCACGCGGCTTTCCGGGGGCGAGCAGCAGATGCTGGCGATCGCCCGCATCCTTCGCACCGGCGCCGACTTCATCCTGCTGGACGAGCCGACCGAGGGCCTCGCGCCGGTCATCGTCGACCAGATCGCGGCCTCGCTGAAGGTCCTCAAGGACCGCGGGCTCACGATCCTGCTCGTCGAGCAAAATCTTCAGTTCGCCGCCGCCATCGCCGACCGCCACTACGTGGTCGAGCAGGGCGCCGTGATCGACGAGGTAGCCAATCACGCGCTGGCCGCGAACATTGACAAGCTTAACGCCTACCTGGGCGTGTGA
- a CDS encoding ABC transporter ATP-binding protein, with the protein MSEEQPIIEARGLTRSFHGFVAVNKVDLRVRLGSVHALIGPNGAGKSTLFNLITKFLAPTEGRIFYKGEDITALRPDEISRKGMVRSFQISSVFPHLSVHENVRVALQARSGATYSFWKSDSRLDAFNGRVDELLDSVGLAAFAHVSAVELPYGRKRALELATTLALDPEVLLLDEPMAGMGREDIARTADLIRTVSRSHTVLMVEHNLGVVADLSDTITVLRRGEVLAEGSYAEVSANAEVQKAYMGGGHHAH; encoded by the coding sequence GTGTCGGAAGAACAGCCAATCATCGAGGCGCGCGGCCTCACGCGCTCCTTTCACGGCTTCGTGGCGGTCAACAAGGTCGACCTGCGCGTGCGCCTCGGGTCGGTTCACGCCCTGATCGGGCCGAACGGCGCCGGCAAGAGCACGCTCTTCAACCTGATCACGAAGTTCCTCGCCCCGACCGAGGGACGGATATTCTACAAGGGCGAGGACATCACCGCGCTTCGCCCCGACGAGATCTCGCGGAAGGGGATGGTGCGCTCGTTCCAGATCTCGTCGGTATTCCCGCATCTCAGCGTGCATGAGAACGTGCGCGTGGCGCTGCAGGCGCGCTCCGGCGCGACCTATTCGTTCTGGAAGTCGGACAGCAGGCTCGACGCGTTCAACGGCCGCGTCGACGAGCTTCTCGATTCCGTCGGGCTTGCCGCATTCGCACATGTCAGCGCGGTGGAGCTGCCCTACGGCCGCAAGCGCGCCCTGGAGCTGGCCACCACGCTGGCGCTCGACCCCGAGGTGCTGCTGCTCGACGAACCGATGGCCGGCATGGGACGCGAGGACATCGCGCGGACTGCCGACCTGATCCGCACGGTGTCGCGTTCACACACGGTGCTGATGGTCGAGCACAATCTCGGCGTCGTCGCCGATCTGTCCGACACCATAACGGTGCTGCGGCGCGGCGAGGTCCTGGCCGAAGGCAGCTATGCGGAAGTCTCGGCCAACGCCGAAGTCCAGAAAGCCTATATGGGAGGCGGTCACCATGCCCATTGA
- a CDS encoding ABC transporter substrate-binding protein: protein MANSRKSLLRGLAGALAAGSVLASSAVLAQDGPVKIGVLTDISGQFSHEAGEGSITAVRMAIEDFGSEVLGKPIEFVSADHQNRTEVAVATARGWYENEGVTLIANLINSGIALAVAQVAKEENGIAIVNGSGSSRLTNDGCTPNSIHYAYDTYALANGTSKELMRQGKNNWFFLTADYAFGHALEGDASAIVTAEGGQVSGAIRYPIETSDHSAFMLQAQASPADVVAIAGSGTTFINAVRSSREFGLTQSGKTVAGLLVWLTDVHALGLDIAQGMILTNAFYWDRDEGTRAFAAKFEERMGRKPHMGDAGDYSSTMHYLKAVKAAGTTEAQAVMAKMRETPINDFFATNGVIREDGRMVHDMYVYQVKTPQESSGEWDVYNLVSVIPGDEAYRPLSESQCPLVKQ, encoded by the coding sequence ATGGCGAACTCAAGAAAATCGTTGCTGCGCGGCCTGGCAGGCGCGCTTGCTGCCGGGTCCGTCCTGGCATCGTCCGCGGTGCTGGCGCAGGACGGCCCCGTCAAGATCGGCGTGCTCACCGACATCTCCGGCCAGTTCTCGCACGAGGCCGGGGAAGGCTCGATCACCGCCGTCAGGATGGCGATCGAGGATTTCGGCAGTGAGGTGCTTGGAAAGCCGATCGAGTTCGTTTCGGCCGACCATCAGAACCGTACCGAGGTCGCCGTTGCAACGGCGCGCGGTTGGTACGAGAACGAGGGTGTCACCCTGATCGCCAACCTGATCAATTCCGGTATCGCGCTCGCTGTCGCCCAGGTCGCCAAGGAGGAGAACGGCATCGCCATCGTCAACGGTTCCGGTTCCTCGCGGCTAACCAATGACGGCTGCACCCCGAATTCGATCCACTACGCCTACGACACCTATGCACTGGCCAACGGCACCTCGAAGGAGCTGATGCGCCAGGGCAAGAACAACTGGTTCTTCCTGACCGCCGACTACGCATTCGGCCATGCGCTCGAAGGAGACGCCTCCGCCATCGTGACCGCCGAGGGCGGCCAGGTCTCGGGCGCGATCCGCTATCCCATCGAGACGTCCGACCACAGCGCCTTCATGTTGCAGGCGCAAGCTTCGCCTGCCGACGTGGTCGCGATCGCAGGATCAGGCACCACCTTCATCAACGCGGTCCGCTCGTCGCGCGAGTTCGGCCTGACGCAGTCCGGCAAGACCGTCGCCGGCCTGCTGGTCTGGCTGACCGACGTCCACGCGCTCGGCCTCGACATCGCCCAGGGCATGATCCTGACCAACGCCTTCTACTGGGATCGCGACGAAGGCACGCGCGCCTTCGCAGCCAAGTTCGAGGAGCGGATGGGCCGCAAGCCGCATATGGGCGACGCAGGCGACTACTCGTCCACCATGCACTATCTAAAGGCCGTCAAGGCAGCCGGCACGACGGAAGCGCAGGCCGTGATGGCGAAGATGCGCGAGACGCCGATCAACGATTTCTTCGCGACCAACGGCGTCATCCGCGAGGACGGCCGCATGGTCCACGACATGTACGTCTATCAGGTGAAGACGCCGCAGGAATCATCCGGCGAATGGGATGTCTACAACCTCGTCTCGGTAATCCCCGGCGACGAGGCCTATCGCCCCCTGTCGGAAAGCCAGTGCCCGCTGGTGAAGCAATAG
- a CDS encoding enoyl-CoA hydratase/isomerase family protein, whose protein sequence is MPDILCEIEDGVATVTLNRPALRNSVTYAMWREVGDIFARLDEDRSVRSVLLTGAGDDFSAGADIAEFGATRDDKAQSAAYEVAVDYGCARIAHIGKPVIAATKGYCLGGAAHLAMSCDFRFTHPKAIFGIPAARLSIVYGVQATRKLAALVGLAEAKRILYSAERFDARKALSIGFVDRVDDDPLEAARTYARSLATSAPLTIAGAKYILNGGALGTFDAEEAARMIGAASDSHDYREGRAAFAEKRPPAFIGA, encoded by the coding sequence ATGCCCGACATTCTTTGTGAGATCGAAGACGGTGTCGCAACCGTCACCCTAAACAGGCCGGCGCTGCGCAACTCCGTCACCTACGCGATGTGGCGCGAGGTGGGCGACATCTTCGCGCGCCTCGATGAGGACCGCTCTGTCCGTTCAGTGCTCTTGACCGGCGCCGGGGACGACTTTTCCGCCGGTGCGGACATTGCCGAATTCGGCGCGACACGCGACGACAAGGCCCAGAGCGCCGCCTACGAAGTCGCGGTCGACTATGGCTGCGCCCGGATCGCCCATATCGGCAAGCCGGTGATCGCGGCGACGAAAGGCTATTGCCTGGGCGGCGCGGCGCACCTGGCAATGTCCTGCGATTTCCGGTTCACCCATCCCAAGGCGATCTTCGGCATCCCCGCTGCAAGGCTGTCAATCGTCTACGGGGTGCAGGCGACGCGCAAGCTTGCCGCGCTCGTCGGATTGGCCGAGGCCAAGCGCATCCTCTATTCGGCCGAACGGTTCGACGCGCGAAAGGCGCTGTCGATCGGCTTCGTCGATCGCGTGGACGACGATCCTCTGGAAGCGGCGCGGACCTATGCGCGATCGCTCGCGACGAGCGCGCCCCTAACCATCGCCGGCGCGAAATACATCCTGAACGGCGGCGCGCTCGGAACGTTCGACGCGGAAGAGGCGGCGAGGATGATCGGCGCCGCGAGCGACAGCCACGATTACCGGGAAGGCCGTGCCGCCTTCGCGGAAAAGCGCCCGCCCGCCTTCATCGGGGCGTAG
- a CDS encoding SDR family NAD(P)-dependent oxidoreductase → MKLGLEGKVALVTGGGRDVGGDIAKLLAAEGAKVAVNYRRSEAEAASVVEVIRAAGGVAKAWKADVSDYAEVKTMVDAVVAEWGNLDVLVNNAGYVKYGKFVDSTPDDWRAQIDVCLYGAINCCHAAAPHMIARNGGRIVSLVGDSSRIGEANLSIVAAARAGTIALSKSLAKELGRNNITVNALSLGLVQTAHSDADFLAKNMDKIVKAYPLRRIGNPDDIAPAVAFLASDNAGWITGQVLSVNGGFCMV, encoded by the coding sequence ATGAAGCTTGGCCTTGAAGGGAAAGTGGCGCTGGTCACAGGCGGCGGTCGCGATGTCGGCGGCGATATCGCGAAGCTGCTTGCCGCCGAGGGCGCGAAGGTCGCGGTCAACTACAGGCGCTCGGAGGCCGAAGCTGCAAGCGTGGTCGAGGTCATTCGCGCGGCGGGCGGCGTGGCGAAGGCGTGGAAGGCCGACGTAAGCGACTATGCCGAGGTCAAGACCATGGTCGACGCGGTCGTCGCCGAATGGGGCAACCTCGACGTTTTGGTCAACAATGCCGGCTATGTAAAATACGGCAAATTCGTCGACAGCACGCCGGATGACTGGAGAGCCCAGATCGACGTCTGCCTCTACGGTGCGATCAACTGCTGCCACGCCGCGGCGCCGCACATGATCGCTCGCAATGGCGGCCGCATCGTCAGCCTGGTGGGGGACAGTTCCCGAATCGGTGAAGCGAACCTGTCTATCGTCGCCGCCGCCCGGGCGGGAACCATCGCCCTCAGCAAGTCCCTCGCCAAGGAGCTCGGCCGCAACAACATCACCGTTAACGCGCTCTCGCTCGGCCTCGTGCAGACAGCCCATTCGGATGCCGATTTCCTGGCCAAGAACATGGACAAGATCGTCAAGGCCTATCCGCTGCGGCGCATCGGCAACCCGGACGACATCGCGCCGGCCGTCGCGTTCCTCGCCTCCGACAATGCCGGCTGGATCACCGGCCAGGTCCTCAGCGTGAACGGCGGTTTCTGCATGGTTTGA
- a CDS encoding class I adenylate-forming enzyme family protein codes for MIRTDLIAPVAELLKRQALRFPHKAAYADADSAITYSELEGAVTKLATQLRSLGIVPGASAAIWLPNSVDWVVACLAIVRAGGIAVPISYEATTAEASYRLDDSGALVLITTSARREMLDAASPDTIILTDTADELGALSFRTLCTTPVDGAVLEADDIDGVSYIIYTSGTTGRAKGVLLTTRSMLWVTAACWAPILGLEESDKVLSPLPLFHSYALNISVLGILATGASEYIMEKFSTQGAIDLLGSGGFTIMPGVPTMFHYLLQAAQASGTRPFASVKRCASAGAIMPASLNQEFEAYFGVELLDGYGITETSTMVTMNWPGKSRVPGSCGLPVPGVAVRLVDPFTGLDVETGQEGELICRGPNLMRGYHNKPQETNDALRNGWYHTGDLARSDVNGFLTITGRLKEIIIRGGQNIAPAEVEEAILPLEGVKDAAVVGVSHASLGEVPVAFVVVKEGFVVDGDKVVAHCRSTLSSYKVPAAVHLVAEIPRTGSGKIMRFKLRELVDKPTGA; via the coding sequence ATGATCAGAACCGATCTCATCGCGCCGGTTGCCGAATTGCTGAAGCGACAGGCGCTGCGATTTCCGCATAAGGCGGCCTATGCCGATGCGGACAGTGCCATCACCTATAGCGAATTGGAAGGCGCGGTGACCAAACTGGCGACACAGCTCCGCTCCCTGGGCATTGTTCCGGGGGCGAGTGCTGCGATCTGGCTACCGAACTCCGTCGACTGGGTCGTTGCCTGCCTTGCCATCGTCAGGGCGGGTGGGATCGCCGTTCCGATCAGCTATGAAGCGACGACCGCGGAAGCCTCCTACAGGCTGGATGATTCCGGCGCCCTCGTCCTCATCACGACCAGCGCCCGACGTGAGATGCTCGACGCCGCAAGCCCGGACACGATCATCCTGACCGATACGGCGGACGAACTGGGCGCGCTTTCGTTCAGGACGCTCTGCACGACGCCGGTTGATGGCGCGGTGCTCGAGGCCGACGATATCGATGGGGTTTCCTATATCATCTACACCTCCGGCACCACGGGTCGGGCCAAGGGGGTGCTGCTAACGACCCGCAGCATGCTGTGGGTCACTGCCGCCTGCTGGGCGCCGATCCTCGGACTTGAAGAAAGCGACAAGGTCCTTTCCCCGCTGCCGCTGTTCCATTCCTACGCCCTCAACATCTCAGTGCTCGGCATCCTCGCGACAGGTGCAAGCGAATACATCATGGAGAAGTTCTCTACCCAGGGGGCCATCGACCTGCTGGGCAGCGGGGGGTTCACCATCATGCCCGGCGTCCCGACTATGTTCCACTATCTCCTCCAGGCAGCGCAGGCTTCGGGGACCAGGCCATTCGCGTCCGTCAAGCGCTGCGCGTCTGCCGGGGCCATCATGCCCGCCAGCCTGAACCAGGAGTTCGAGGCATATTTCGGGGTCGAGCTGCTCGACGGCTACGGCATCACGGAAACCTCGACCATGGTGACGATGAACTGGCCGGGAAAGAGCCGCGTTCCCGGATCGTGCGGCCTGCCGGTTCCCGGCGTCGCGGTGCGGCTGGTCGATCCTTTCACAGGGCTCGATGTCGAAACGGGACAGGAAGGCGAGCTTATATGCCGCGGTCCCAATCTGATGCGCGGCTACCACAACAAGCCACAGGAGACCAATGACGCGCTCCGCAACGGTTGGTATCACACGGGTGATCTTGCGCGTTCCGATGTGAACGGCTTCTTGACCATCACCGGCCGCCTGAAAGAGATCATCATCCGGGGCGGACAGAATATCGCGCCGGCTGAGGTCGAGGAGGCGATCCTGCCGCTCGAGGGGGTGAAGGATGCAGCGGTGGTGGGCGTGTCGCACGCCTCACTCGGCGAGGTTCCTGTCGCCTTTGTCGTCGTCAAGGAGGGATTCGTCGTCGATGGCGACAAAGTCGTCGCGCATTGCCGGTCGACCCTGTCCAGCTACAAGGTTCCAGCTGCCGTTCACCTCGTCGCGGAGATTCCCCGTACGGGATCGGGCAAGATCATGCGCTTCAAATTGCGTGAACTCGTGGACAAGCCAACCGGCGCCTGA
- a CDS encoding iron-containing alcohol dehydrogenase, producing MSPFTFNTTPSVAFEPGAARRLGKIAGARLGGSVLFVTDPGLRRLGLCDPAIASLEAAGIAVAVFDAVEADPSRATLMRAVEAGKAAGATGVAGFGGGSSLDVAKLAALLIGSGEDLDGAWGVGQAKGPRLPLVLVPTTAGTGSEVTPVSIITVGEEEKRGVSSAIILPDIAILDAELTLGLPPAITAATGIDAMVHAIEAYASKNANNNPLSRMLAKQALQLLGANIEKVIADGSNIEARGAMLLGSMLAGQAFANSPVAAVHALAYPIGGTFHIPHGLSNALVLPHVLRFNAPDAAHLYAEIAADAFPHLVGEESTQGRCAAFIEELAALSRGVGLQPRLRDVGIPEEALAKMAADAMKQQRLLVNNPRPVTEADAFAIYRAAW from the coding sequence ATGTCTCCCTTCACTTTCAATACGACGCCCTCGGTTGCCTTCGAGCCCGGCGCGGCGCGGCGGCTGGGCAAGATCGCCGGGGCACGGCTGGGCGGCTCGGTGCTGTTCGTCACCGATCCCGGCCTGCGCAGGCTCGGCCTGTGCGACCCGGCAATCGCCTCGCTGGAGGCGGCGGGGATTGCCGTCGCCGTCTTCGACGCGGTCGAGGCCGACCCGTCTCGGGCGACGCTGATGAGGGCGGTGGAAGCAGGCAAGGCGGCCGGCGCGACCGGCGTCGCCGGCTTCGGCGGCGGCTCGTCGCTCGATGTCGCCAAGCTCGCGGCCCTGCTGATCGGCTCAGGCGAAGACCTCGACGGGGCATGGGGCGTCGGACAGGCCAAGGGACCGCGCCTGCCGCTGGTGCTGGTGCCGACCACGGCCGGCACCGGCTCGGAGGTGACACCGGTCTCGATCATCACCGTCGGCGAGGAGGAGAAGCGCGGCGTGTCCTCGGCGATCATCCTGCCAGACATCGCCATCCTCGACGCTGAACTGACGCTAGGGCTGCCGCCGGCGATCACCGCCGCGACCGGCATCGACGCCATGGTTCACGCCATCGAGGCCTACGCCTCGAAGAATGCCAACAATAATCCGCTGTCGCGGATGCTGGCGAAGCAGGCGCTGCAACTGCTAGGCGCGAACATCGAGAAGGTGATCGCCGATGGAAGCAACATCGAGGCGCGGGGCGCGATGCTGCTCGGCTCGATGCTGGCGGGTCAGGCCTTCGCCAATTCGCCGGTGGCGGCGGTCCATGCGCTGGCCTATCCGATCGGCGGCACGTTCCATATTCCGCACGGGCTGTCGAACGCGCTGGTGCTGCCGCATGTCCTGCGCTTCAACGCGCCGGATGCGGCGCATCTCTACGCTGAGATCGCCGCCGATGCCTTCCCACACCTGGTGGGCGAGGAAAGCACGCAAGGGCGTTGCGCCGCCTTCATCGAGGAGCTTGCCGCGCTGTCTCGGGGCGTCGGGCTTCAGCCACGGCTGCGCGATGTCGGCATCCCGGAGGAGGCGCTCGCCAAGATGGCTGCCGACGCGATGAAGCAGCAGCGGCTTCTGGTCAACAACCCGCGTCCGGTGACTGAGGCCGACGCATTCGCGATCTATCGGGCGGCCTGGTGA
- a CDS encoding acyl-CoA thioesterase yields the protein MAKRPTPSARADYHAFQAIQTRWMDNDIYGHMNNVVHYSLFDTAVNGWLVGAGMLDIHKGVQIGLVVETGCRYFAEMAFPDLVTAGIRVARLGSSSVRYEVGLFRNDEDIAAAEGFFVHVYVDRATRRPKALDDRLRAALEGIVSMTA from the coding sequence ATGGCGAAGCGTCCGACTCCCTCCGCGCGCGCCGACTACCACGCGTTCCAAGCGATCCAGACGCGCTGGATGGACAACGACATCTATGGCCACATGAACAACGTTGTGCATTATTCGCTGTTCGACACGGCGGTGAACGGCTGGCTGGTCGGCGCGGGCATGCTCGACATCCATAAGGGCGTGCAGATCGGGCTGGTGGTGGAGACCGGCTGCCGCTACTTCGCCGAAATGGCGTTTCCCGACCTGGTGACGGCGGGCATCAGGGTAGCGAGGCTAGGCAGCTCCTCGGTCCGCTACGAGGTGGGGTTGTTCCGCAACGACGAGGATATCGCAGCGGCGGAAGGTTTTTTTGTCCACGTCTATGTCGACCGCGCGACGAGGCGGCCGAAGGCGCTGGATGACAGGCTCAGGGCCGCGCTCGAAGGTATCGTCTCCATGACTGCCTGA
- a CDS encoding NAD-dependent succinate-semialdehyde dehydrogenase, with protein MSSLELKDASLLRGDCFIAGEWRNAASGKVITVTNPATGAQVGVVPSLSAIETREAIDGANAALPAWSARTGKERAAILRRWFEIIMANQDDLAAIMTAEQGKPLAESRGEIAYAASYIEWFAEEAKRIYGDTIPGFSADRRIVVLKQPIGVCAAITPWNFPAAMITRKAGPALAAGCTMVVKPASQTPLSALALCVLAERAGVPAGVLSCVTGSAREIGGELTANPIVRKLSFTGSTEVGKVLLKQCADTVKRTSMELGGNAPFIVFDDADLDAAVEGAIASKYRNAGQTCVCANRLFAQAGIYDAFVEKLSRRVATLRVADGASEGAEIGPLIDEAALSKVEELIEDAVGRGGRVTVGGKRHALGRTYFEPTVIAGATPEMDIFREEIFGPVAPVIRFDGEAEAIRLANSTQYGLAAYFYGRDISRVWRVAEALEFGIVGINQGLISTEVAPFGGMKESGNGREGSKYGIEDYLELKYLCMGI; from the coding sequence ATGTCCAGCCTCGAGTTGAAGGACGCCAGTCTGCTGCGCGGCGACTGCTTCATTGCCGGCGAATGGCGCAACGCCGCCAGCGGTAAAGTCATCACGGTCACAAACCCCGCGACCGGCGCACAAGTCGGCGTCGTGCCTTCGCTATCGGCGATCGAAACCAGGGAGGCGATCGACGGCGCGAATGCCGCCCTTCCCGCGTGGTCCGCCAGAACTGGCAAGGAACGGGCCGCCATCCTTCGCCGCTGGTTCGAGATCATCATGGCGAACCAGGACGATCTCGCCGCGATCATGACCGCCGAGCAGGGCAAGCCGCTTGCCGAAAGCCGCGGCGAAATCGCCTATGCGGCTAGCTATATCGAATGGTTCGCCGAGGAGGCCAAACGTATTTATGGCGATACGATCCCCGGCTTCTCCGCCGACCGCAGGATCGTGGTGCTGAAGCAGCCGATCGGCGTTTGCGCAGCAATCACGCCGTGGAATTTCCCTGCGGCGATGATCACCCGCAAGGCCGGCCCGGCGCTGGCAGCCGGCTGCACGATGGTGGTGAAGCCCGCCAGCCAGACCCCGCTTTCGGCACTGGCATTGTGCGTGCTGGCAGAGCGCGCCGGTGTGCCAGCAGGGGTACTGTCTTGCGTCACCGGTTCGGCGCGCGAGATCGGCGGCGAGCTGACGGCAAATCCGATCGTGCGCAAGCTCTCCTTCACCGGTTCGACCGAAGTGGGAAAAGTCCTGCTCAAGCAATGCGCCGATACGGTCAAGCGGACCTCGATGGAGCTTGGCGGGAATGCGCCCTTCATCGTCTTCGACGACGCCGATCTCGACGCGGCTGTGGAGGGAGCGATCGCCTCCAAATACCGCAATGCCGGACAGACCTGCGTGTGCGCCAATCGACTGTTCGCCCAGGCGGGGATCTACGACGCTTTCGTCGAGAAGCTATCGCGTCGCGTCGCAACCCTCAGGGTTGCCGATGGCGCGAGCGAAGGAGCGGAGATCGGCCCGCTGATCGACGAGGCGGCCCTCTCCAAGGTCGAGGAACTGATCGAAGACGCGGTCGGAAGGGGTGGGCGCGTGACCGTCGGCGGAAAGCGTCACGCGCTCGGAAGAACCTATTTCGAGCCGACCGTCATCGCAGGCGCGACGCCTGAAATGGATATCTTCCGCGAGGAGATCTTCGGGCCGGTCGCTCCCGTTATCCGCTTCGATGGCGAAGCCGAGGCGATCAGACTTGCCAACAGCACGCAGTATGGCCTCGCAGCCTACTTCTACGGCCGAGACATCTCGCGCGTCTGGCGGGTCGCCGAGGCGCTGGAGTTCGGCATCGTCGGCATCAACCAGGGACTGATCTCGACCGAGGTGGCGCCCTTCGGCGGCATGAAGGAAAGCGGAAACGGACGCGAAGGCTCGAAATACGGCATCGAAGATTATCTGGAGCTCAAGTACCTTTGCATGGGGATATAA
- a CDS encoding IclR family transcriptional regulator domain-containing protein, producing the protein MVDFVHGELDELVNISTQSDLNAQYIHCLQTSKRLRFEVQPGDIRPLAISGIGRTMLSTHTDVEIARLMRRINALCPPSEQMDLEELMKIINGIRRDGYMFSKHIITPDAGVIAMPLPKRGFGRVLVLGVGGPVFRLEENQESILSCMREGIRRYLSA; encoded by the coding sequence ATGGTCGATTTCGTGCACGGCGAGCTCGACGAGCTGGTCAACATCAGCACCCAGTCCGATCTTAACGCGCAATATATTCACTGCCTGCAAACCAGCAAGAGATTGCGCTTCGAGGTGCAGCCGGGCGACATTCGCCCGCTGGCGATCAGCGGTATCGGCCGCACCATGCTCAGCACCCACACCGACGTGGAGATCGCTCGGTTGATGCGGCGGATCAATGCGCTATGCCCGCCCTCGGAGCAAATGGACCTTGAGGAGCTGATGAAGATCATCAACGGCATCCGCCGCGACGGATACATGTTCTCCAAGCACATCATCACGCCGGATGCGGGCGTGATCGCGATGCCGTTGCCAAAGCGCGGCTTTGGTCGCGTCTTGGTCCTCGGCGTCGGCGGTCCGGTCTTTCGCCTCGAGGAGAACCAGGAGAGCATTCTCAGTTGCATGCGAGAGGGAATCCGGCGCTATCTGTCCGCCTAG
- a CDS encoding enoyl-CoA hydratase-related protein — MDDVLLHDHKNGVLTITFNRPDARNAWNHELEDGLRGALLAADADPEVKVVVLTGSGKTFCPGPDPKAISAGTSQRRVAVSDDDFGQRYSYMLGLRKPLIAAVNGAAAGVGLCLALYCDLRFVAETARLTTAFARRGLVAEHGSAWMLPRLVGTMNAADLLLSGRVVGAREAEAMGLARCLPAEGFLDAVRAYAEDLAQNCSPRSMMIIKRQLHGAWSQSLARATTLANEETARSLEAADVKEGMAHFIEKRQARFPPLS, encoded by the coding sequence ATGGACGACGTTTTATTGCATGACCACAAAAACGGTGTGCTGACCATCACATTCAATCGCCCCGATGCCCGTAATGCGTGGAATCACGAACTGGAGGACGGGCTGCGCGGAGCCCTGCTCGCCGCCGATGCCGACCCTGAGGTCAAGGTCGTGGTGCTGACCGGGTCGGGCAAGACCTTCTGTCCCGGCCCCGATCCCAAGGCGATCTCGGCCGGCACGAGCCAGCGCCGGGTCGCGGTGTCGGACGACGATTTCGGCCAGCGCTACAGCTACATGCTCGGGCTGAGGAAGCCGCTGATCGCGGCGGTGAACGGCGCGGCCGCCGGCGTCGGCCTGTGCCTCGCGCTCTATTGCGACCTGCGCTTCGTCGCCGAAACCGCGAGGCTGACCACGGCTTTCGCGCGGCGCGGGCTGGTCGCCGAGCATGGCAGCGCCTGGATGCTGCCGCGGCTCGTCGGCACGATGAACGCCGCCGATCTGCTTTTGTCGGGGCGCGTGGTCGGCGCGCGCGAGGCCGAGGCCATGGGGCTGGCGCGCTGCCTGCCGGCCGAAGGGTTCCTCGACGCGGTCCGGGCCTATGCCGAGGACCTGGCGCAGAACTGCTCGCCGCGCTCGATGATGATCATCAAGCGCCAGCTGCACGGCGCGTGGTCGCAGTCGCTGGCGCGGGCGACGACGCTGGCCAACGAGGAAACGGCGCGCAGCCTCGAGGCAGCCGACGTGAAGGAAGGCATGGCGCACTTCATCGAGAAGCGGCAGGCGCGCTTTCCGCCCCTGTCATGA